In the genome of Gloeotrichia echinulata CP02, one region contains:
- the infC gene encoding translation initiation factor IF-3: protein MPVIEKKRTRDLPQINERIRFPKIRVIDTDGSQLGIITPQEALQLAEEKELDLVLLSDKADPPVCRIMDYGKYKFEQEKKAREARKKQHTADVKEVKMRYKIEEHDYNVRVKQAERFLKDGDKVKATVMFRGREIQHSDLAEDLLKRMATDLEPFGEVQQAPKKEGRNMMMLLSPKK, encoded by the coding sequence ATGCCTGTGATTGAGAAAAAAAGAACTCGCGATTTGCCCCAAATTAACGAACGAATTCGTTTCCCTAAAATTCGGGTCATTGATACTGACGGTAGCCAACTGGGAATTATCACCCCACAGGAAGCACTACAACTAGCAGAAGAAAAAGAGCTAGATTTGGTGCTGCTGAGTGATAAAGCTGACCCACCGGTCTGTCGAATTATGGACTACGGGAAATACAAGTTTGAGCAAGAAAAGAAGGCGCGGGAAGCCCGGAAAAAGCAACACACGGCTGATGTCAAGGAAGTGAAGATGCGCTATAAAATAGAAGAACACGACTATAACGTCCGTGTCAAGCAAGCAGAGCGCTTTCTCAAAGATGGTGATAAAGTCAAAGCTACTGTGATGTTCCGGGGTCGAGAAATTCAACACAGTGACTTAGCAGAAGATCTACTCAAGCGCATGGCGACTGATTTGGAGCCATTTGGTGAGGTGCAGCAAGCACCGAAAAAAGAAGGGCGCAACATGATGATGCTACTCTCGCCCAAAAAATAA
- a CDS encoding alpha/beta fold hydrolase, which translates to MTTAVHWQQRVGNQRDWVWRGWQTRYTYIRSAQHQQKTTPLILLHGFGASIGHWRHNLEVLGEHHTVYALDMLGWGASEKAPVNYSVHLWVEQVYDFWKAFIRQPVVLIGNSLGSLISLAAAAAHPDMVQGVVMMSLPDPTLEQEAIPASVRPFVMPIITSIKRIIASPLLLKPLFKLVRQPGILRFWASTAYANPEAVTDELLEIFAAPPQDRGSVRAFIALFQAASGVNFSPSVKALLPNLTIPMLLIWGQQDRWVPPALGRQFAQYNEKLEVLHLENVGHCPHDECPEQVNQAILDWLDKSVSFPI; encoded by the coding sequence GTGACCACTGCGGTACACTGGCAGCAACGGGTTGGTAATCAAAGAGACTGGGTTTGGCGGGGCTGGCAAACTCGCTACACTTATATTCGCTCTGCCCAACATCAGCAAAAGACAACGCCCCTGATTTTATTACATGGGTTTGGGGCTTCCATAGGTCATTGGCGGCATAATTTAGAGGTTTTGGGCGAACATCACACCGTCTACGCTCTAGATATGCTCGGTTGGGGCGCTTCGGAAAAAGCCCCCGTCAATTACAGCGTCCATCTGTGGGTAGAGCAAGTTTACGACTTTTGGAAAGCATTTATTCGTCAACCAGTGGTATTGATTGGTAATTCCCTAGGTTCACTGATATCTTTAGCAGCAGCGGCCGCCCATCCCGATATGGTGCAGGGTGTGGTGATGATGAGTTTACCAGACCCCACATTAGAGCAAGAAGCAATCCCTGCTTCGGTGCGACCGTTTGTCATGCCCATTATCACCTCAATCAAAAGAATTATTGCTTCCCCACTGTTGCTGAAACCTTTATTTAAACTAGTGCGCCAACCAGGAATATTGCGCTTTTGGGCTAGCACAGCCTACGCCAATCCAGAGGCTGTCACCGATGAATTATTAGAAATATTCGCTGCTCCTCCCCAAGATAGAGGTTCTGTGCGTGCTTTTATTGCTCTGTTTCAAGCTGCTAGCGGAGTTAATTTTAGTCCTAGTGTCAAGGCTTTATTACCAAACTTAACAATTCCCATGCTGTTAATTTGGGGACAACAAGACCGATGGGTTCCGCCAGCATTGGGGCGTCAATTTGCCCAATACAATGAAAAATTAGAAGTGCTGCATCTGGAAAATGTCGGCCATTGTCCCCATGATGAATGCCCAGAACAGGTAAATCAGGCTATTTTGGATTGGCTGGATAAGTCTGTGAGTTTCCCCATTTGA
- a CDS encoding BON domain-containing protein produces the protein MSWLQRLFGLQKPENAQVNPTSQPVLQAPTASQSIPPERVGLSGEYDQSGLAKRVALAFDQDSELGDLNTLWVAQTGGTVVLKGKVPNQAILKKMISVARAVKGTTEVDTTQVTIG, from the coding sequence ATGAGTTGGTTACAAAGACTTTTTGGACTGCAAAAACCTGAAAATGCACAGGTAAATCCAACTTCACAGCCAGTACTGCAAGCGCCTACCGCTAGTCAATCAATTCCCCCAGAGCGTGTAGGACTGAGTGGAGAATACGACCAAAGTGGGTTGGCAAAACGGGTGGCATTGGCCTTTGATCAAGACTCGGAACTCGGTGATCTGAATACCCTTTGGGTTGCTCAGACGGGAGGAACTGTCGTATTAAAAGGCAAAGTTCCTAACCAAGCAATTCTCAAGAAGATGATTTCTGTTGCGCGAGCGGTAAAGGGAACCACAGAGGTTGATACTACCCAAGTCACCATTGGCTAG
- the ilvN gene encoding acetolactate synthase small subunit, which produces MKHTLSVLVEDEAGVLSRISSLFARRGFNIESLAVGPAEQGGISRITMVVPGDDRVIEQLTKQLYKLVNVLKVQDITETPCVERELMLLKVNATSSNRSEVIELSQIFRARVVDVAEDSLTLEVVGDPGKMVAIVQVLQKFGLQEIARTGKISLTRESGVNTELLKSLEAKV; this is translated from the coding sequence ATGAAACATACCCTTTCAGTATTAGTAGAAGATGAAGCGGGGGTTCTTTCCCGTATTTCTAGTTTATTTGCTCGTCGGGGCTTTAATATCGAAAGCCTAGCGGTAGGTCCAGCCGAACAGGGAGGTATTTCCCGAATTACAATGGTTGTACCTGGAGATGATCGCGTGATTGAACAACTCACCAAGCAACTATATAAGTTAGTTAATGTCCTCAAGGTGCAGGACATTACCGAAACTCCTTGCGTAGAGCGAGAATTGATGCTCCTCAAAGTGAATGCTACTAGCAGCAACCGCTCAGAAGTAATTGAACTATCTCAGATTTTCCGGGCGCGAGTGGTAGATGTGGCTGAAGATTCTCTGACTTTGGAGGTAGTAGGCGATCCAGGGAAAATGGTGGCGATCGTCCAGGTGCTGCAAAAATTTGGACTGCAGGAAATAGCCCGTACTGGTAAAATCTCTCTGACTCGTGAGTCTGGTGTGAATACTGAGTTACTCAAATCTTTAGAAGCAAAGGTTTAG